Proteins from a single region of Hordeum vulgare subsp. vulgare chromosome 6H, MorexV3_pseudomolecules_assembly, whole genome shotgun sequence:
- the LOC123406375 gene encoding T-complex protein 1 subunit zeta 1, translated as MSIRMLNQNAEVMNKSAALAMNIGAAKGLQDVLKTNLGPKGTIKMLVGGAGDIKLTKDGNTLLKEMQIQNPTAIMIARTAVAQDDTSGDGTTSTVLFIGELMKMSERCIEEGTHPRFLVDGFEVAKKATLEFLETFKTSVVIGDQPDREILKMVARTTLRTKLYEGLADQLTDIVVNAVLCIRQSDQPIDLFMVEIMHMRHKFDVDTRLIEGLVLDHGSRHPDMKRRAENCYILTANVSLEYEKSEINAGFFYSNAEQREKMVTAERRQVDERVQKIIELKNKVCAGTDKNFVVINQKGIDPPSLDLLARAGIIALRRAKRRNMERLVLACGGEAINSVEGMTEECLGWAGLVYEHVLGEEKYTFVENVKNPHSCTILIKGPNDHTIAQIKDAVRDGLRSVKNTVEDEAVVLGAGAFEIAARKNLIDNVKKTVKGRAQLGVGAFADALLVIPKTLAENSGLDTQDVIVSLENEHDRGLVVGLNHNTGEPVDPEMEGIYDNYSVKRQIVNSGPIIASQLLLVDEVIRAGRNMRKPT; from the exons atgtcgaTCCGCATGCTGAACCAGAACGCGGAGGTGATGAACAAGTCGGCGGCCCTGGCCATGAACATCGGCGCCGCCAAGGGCCTCCAGGACGTCCTCAAGACCAACCTCGGCCCCAAGGGCACCATCAAGAT GCTCGTCGGTGGAGCTGGAGACATCAAGCTGACCAAGGACGGGAACACCCTCTTGAAAGAAATG CAAATCCAGAACCCAACAGCAATCATGATTGCGAGGACAGCGGTGGCGCAGGACGACACGAGCGGTGATGGCACCACATCCACAGTGCTTTTCATCGGGGAGCTTATGAAGATGTCTGAGCGATGCATCGAAGAAG GTACTCATCCACGTTTTTTGGTTGATGGCTTTGAGGTTGCCAAGAAAGCAACTCTTGAATTTCTCGAGACATTCAAGACATCAGTCGTTATTGGTGATCAACCCGACAGGGAGATCTTGAAAATGGTAGCAAGAACAACTCTCAGGACAAAG CTGTATGAAGGATTGGCTGATCAGTTGACTGATATTGTTGTAAATGCG GTCCTATGCATCCGCCAAAGTGATCAACCAATTGATCTTTTTATGGTGGAAATAATGCATATGCGCCACAAATTCGACGTCGACACACGTCTG ATCGAGGGTCTAGTCCTTGACCATGGTTCTCGGCACCCTGACATGAAGCGCAGAGCAGAGAATTGTTACATCCTGACAGCTAATGTATCACTGGAATATGAGAAAAG TGAAATAAATGCAGGATTCTTCTACTCAAATGCAGAACAAAGAGAAAAGATGGTTACTGCAGAGAGGCGTCAAGTTGATGAACGTGTCCAGAAGATCATTGAATTGAAAAATAAG GTTTGCGCCGGAACTGACAAGAATTTTGTGGTGATCAACCAAAAGGGCATCGATCCTCCATCCCTCGATCTCCTAGCTAGAGCTGGG ATTATTGCTCTCCGAAGAGCGAAGAGGAGGAACATGGAGAGACTTGTGCTAGCATGCGGTGGCGAAGCCATCAATTCAGTTGAAGGCATGACTGAAGAATGTCTTGGCTGGGCTGGGCTTGTCTATGAGCATGTTCTTGGAGAAGAAAAATACACGTTCGTGGAGAATGTTAAGAATCCTCACTCCTGTACTATATTGATCAAAG GACCTAATGATCACACCATTGCACAAATTAAGGATGCCGTACGAGATGGTCTAAGATCTGTGAAGAATACAGTTGAGGATGAAGCTGTTGTGCTG GGCGCAGGAGCGTTTGAGATAGCTGCAAGGAAGAATCTCATTGACAATGTGAAGAAAACCGTTAAAGGA CGAGCCCAACTCGGGGTGGGAGCATTTGCCGACGCTCTACTTGTTATCCCCAAGACGCTAGCGGAGAATTCGGGTTTAGATACCCAGGACGTTATTGTCTCCCTAGAG AATGAGCACGACCGTGGGCTGGTGGTGGGGCTGAACCATAACACTGGCGAGCCGGTTGACCCGGAGATGGAAGGCATCTACGACAACTACTCGGTGAAGCGCCAGATCGTCAATTCCGG ACCCATCATCGCGTCGCAGCTGTTGCTAGTGGACGAGGTGATCAGGGCAGGCCGCAACATGAGGAAACCGACCTAA
- the LOC123401389 gene encoding ethylene receptor 3-like isoform X1 produces MVCPRFCLLPRILGPICLPLTRLSLPQLDRMAPPRFRCGAGARRLLLLALAPFAAVAAAGGDVEYPHCSCDGGGGMGGFWSMDNIFRWQKVSDLLIAAAYFSIPLEILYFVAGLRHLLPFRWVLVQFGAFIVLCGLTHLLAAFTYEPHPFVLVLLLTVAKFLTALVSFLTAITLLTLIPQLLRVKVRESLLWIKARELDREVDLMKQQEEASWHVRMLTQEIRKSLDRHTVLYTTLIELSRVLGLTNCAVWMPSAAASDGKVTMHLTHELRRRGGDEGLVVVGVDDVDVVEVRRSDGVKLLGPGSALAAASGGGKEDTGTVAAIRMPMLKVSDFKGGTPEVIQTSYAVLVLVPPADKTWGAHEMEIVEVVADQVAVALSHASLLEESQAMHDRLAEQNRELLQARRDTLMANEARDAFQRVMSQGMRQPIHSILGLVSVVQEDDLTPEQKLVVDTMGRTATVVSTLINDVMEMSATNRERFPLETRPFQLHSMIRDAACVSRCLCDFRGFGFAVHVENTLPNLVIGDERRIFHVILHMVGNLISRIDSGHVTFRVRADDEVAEDTLGQRWDPWRPSYSSGYSSVKFVIGVKSQQSSGSMIPPRGQFKRKPSGEGFDLRLSFSMCRKLVQMMRGNIWAVLDGQGLPESMTLVLRFQLQPPAPLMSSSTSGGSFERQYASPSFQLTGLKILLIDDDDINMVVARKLLEKLGCVVSSLPSGSGFLNSVGPSSGAYQVVLVNLEMTRVSALEVAARVQQYRSGRWPFVMAMTSEQNAWEKCAQSGINGILRKPVVMLEAKEELTRILQSA; encoded by the exons ATGGTGTGTCCCCGATTTTGCCTTCTTCCCCGGATACTTGGCCCAATCTGTTTGCCACTGACAAGATTGAGTTTGCCGCAGCTGGACCGGATGGCGCCCCCGAGATTCAGATGCGGAGCCGGCGCGCGCCGGCTGCTGCTGCTCGCGCTCGCGCCCTTCGCCGCTGTGGCGGCGGCGGGCGGTGACGTGGAGTACCCGCATTGCAGCTGCGACGGCGGGGGCGGCATGGGCGGGTTCTGGAGCATGGACAACATCTTCCGGTGGCAGAAGGTGAGCGACCTGCTGATCGCGGCGGCCTACTTCAGCATCCCGCTCGAGATCCTCTACTTCGTGGCCGGGCTACGGCATCTGCTCCCGTTCCGGTGGGTGCTGGTGCAATTCGGCGCCTTCATCGTGCTCTGCGGCCTCACCCACCTCCTCGCCGCCTTCACCTACGAGCCGCATCCGTTTGTGCTCGTGCTCCTGCTCACCGTCGCCAAGTTCCTCACCGCGCTCGTCTCCTTCCTCACCGCCATCACGCTGCTCACGCTCATCCCGCAGCTGCTCCGCGTCAAGGTCCGCGAGAGCCTGCTCTGGATCAAGGCCCGCGAGCTCGACCGCGAGGTCGACCTCATGAAGCAGCAGGAGGAGGCGAGCTGGCATGTGCGGATGCTCACGCAGGAGATCCGCAAGTCGCTCGACCGCCACACCGTGCTCTACACCACGCTCATCGAGCTCTCCCGGGTGCTCGGCCTCACCAACTGCGCCGTCTGGATGCCCTCCGCGGCTGCCAGCGACGGCAAGGTCACGATGCACCTCACCCACGAGCTCCGGCGCCGGGGCGGCGATGAGGGGCTCGTCGTTGTCGGGGTGGACGACGTGGATGTTGTGGAGGTCAGGAGAAGCGACGGCGTCAAGCTGCTCGGCCCGGGCTCGGCGCTTGCGGCGGCCAGCGGCGGGGGCAAGGAGGATACAGGAACTGTGGCCGCCATAAGGATGCCGATGCTCAAGGTGTCGGACTTCAAGGGCGGCACGCCGGAGGTGATCCAGACGAGCTACgctgtgctggtgctggtgccgcCCGCGGACAAGACTTGGGGCGCCCACGAGATGGAGATCGTTGAGGTGGTCGCCGACCAGGTGGCCGTGGCGCTCTCGCACGCGTCGCTGCTGGAGGAGTCGCAGGCCATGCATGACCGGCTGGCCGAGCAGAACCGCGAGCTGCTGCAGGCGCGGCGGGACACGCTCATGGCGAATGAGGCCCGGGACGCGTTCCAGCGCGTCATGAGCCAGGGGATGCGGCAGCCTATCCACTCCATCCTCGGCCTCGTGTCCGTGGTGCAGGAGGACGATCTGACGCCGGAGCAAAAGCTGGTTGTCGACACCATGGGCCGGACGGCCACCGTCGTCTCCACGCTCATCAATGACGTCATGGAGATGTCAGCGACCAACCGGGAGCGCTTCCCGCTGGAGACGCGTCCGTTCCAGCTGCACTCCATGATCAGGGACGCCGCCTGCGTCTCGCGGTGCCTCTGCGACTTCAGGGGGTTCGGCTTCGCCGTGCATGTCGAGAACACGCTGCCGAACCTCGTCATCGGCGACGAGAGGAGGATCTTCCATGTCATCCTGCACATGGTTGGCAACCTCATCAGCCGGATCGACTCGGGCCACGTCACGTTCCGGGTGCGCGCCGACGACGAGGTGGCGGAGGACACACTTGGACAAAGGTGGGATCCATGGAGGCCGAGCTACTCCAGTGGGTACTCATCGGTGAAGTTTGTCATCGGGGTGAAGAGCCAGCAGAGCTCTGGCTCGATGATCCCGCCCCGGGGGCAGTTCAAACGGAAGCCGAGCGGCGAGGGCTTCGATCTCAGGCTGAGTTTCAGCATGTGCAGGAAGCTTGTGCAG ATGATGAGAGGCAACATATGGGCGGTGCTCGACGGGCAAGGGCTGCCGGAGAGCATGACCCTGGTGCTGAGGTTCCAGCTGCAGCCACCAGCGCCGCTCATGTCGTCCAGCACCAGTGGAGGGTCATTCGAGCGGCAATACGCGTCGCCGTCATTCCAGTTGACCGGCCTGAAGATCCTGctcatcgacgacgacgacatcaacatGGTGGTCGCGCGGAAGCTCCTGGAGAAGCTCGGCTGCGTGGTCTCCTCGCTGCCCTCGGGGTCGGGGTTCCTGAACTCCGTCGGGCCCTCGTCGGGCGCGTACCAGGTGGTCCTGGTGAATCTTGAGATGACGCGGGTGAGCGCCCTGGAGGTCGCTGCGAGGGTCCAGCAGTACCGGAGCGGCCGCTGGCCCTTCGTGATGGCCATGACGTCGGAGCAGAACGCGTGGGAGAAGTGCGCGCAGTCCGGGATCAACGGCATCCTCCGGAAGCCGGTGGTCATGctggaggcgaaggaggagctcACCCGGATCCTTCAGAGCGCATGA
- the LOC123401389 gene encoding ethylene receptor 3-like isoform X2 → MLDRMAPPRFRCGAGARRLLLLALAPFAAVAAAGGDVEYPHCSCDGGGGMGGFWSMDNIFRWQKVSDLLIAAAYFSIPLEILYFVAGLRHLLPFRWVLVQFGAFIVLCGLTHLLAAFTYEPHPFVLVLLLTVAKFLTALVSFLTAITLLTLIPQLLRVKVRESLLWIKARELDREVDLMKQQEEASWHVRMLTQEIRKSLDRHTVLYTTLIELSRVLGLTNCAVWMPSAAASDGKVTMHLTHELRRRGGDEGLVVVGVDDVDVVEVRRSDGVKLLGPGSALAAASGGGKEDTGTVAAIRMPMLKVSDFKGGTPEVIQTSYAVLVLVPPADKTWGAHEMEIVEVVADQVAVALSHASLLEESQAMHDRLAEQNRELLQARRDTLMANEARDAFQRVMSQGMRQPIHSILGLVSVVQEDDLTPEQKLVVDTMGRTATVVSTLINDVMEMSATNRERFPLETRPFQLHSMIRDAACVSRCLCDFRGFGFAVHVENTLPNLVIGDERRIFHVILHMVGNLISRIDSGHVTFRVRADDEVAEDTLGQRWDPWRPSYSSGYSSVKFVIGVKSQQSSGSMIPPRGQFKRKPSGEGFDLRLSFSMCRKLVQMMRGNIWAVLDGQGLPESMTLVLRFQLQPPAPLMSSSTSGGSFERQYASPSFQLTGLKILLIDDDDINMVVARKLLEKLGCVVSSLPSGSGFLNSVGPSSGAYQVVLVNLEMTRVSALEVAARVQQYRSGRWPFVMAMTSEQNAWEKCAQSGINGILRKPVVMLEAKEELTRILQSA, encoded by the exons ATG CTGGACCGGATGGCGCCCCCGAGATTCAGATGCGGAGCCGGCGCGCGCCGGCTGCTGCTGCTCGCGCTCGCGCCCTTCGCCGCTGTGGCGGCGGCGGGCGGTGACGTGGAGTACCCGCATTGCAGCTGCGACGGCGGGGGCGGCATGGGCGGGTTCTGGAGCATGGACAACATCTTCCGGTGGCAGAAGGTGAGCGACCTGCTGATCGCGGCGGCCTACTTCAGCATCCCGCTCGAGATCCTCTACTTCGTGGCCGGGCTACGGCATCTGCTCCCGTTCCGGTGGGTGCTGGTGCAATTCGGCGCCTTCATCGTGCTCTGCGGCCTCACCCACCTCCTCGCCGCCTTCACCTACGAGCCGCATCCGTTTGTGCTCGTGCTCCTGCTCACCGTCGCCAAGTTCCTCACCGCGCTCGTCTCCTTCCTCACCGCCATCACGCTGCTCACGCTCATCCCGCAGCTGCTCCGCGTCAAGGTCCGCGAGAGCCTGCTCTGGATCAAGGCCCGCGAGCTCGACCGCGAGGTCGACCTCATGAAGCAGCAGGAGGAGGCGAGCTGGCATGTGCGGATGCTCACGCAGGAGATCCGCAAGTCGCTCGACCGCCACACCGTGCTCTACACCACGCTCATCGAGCTCTCCCGGGTGCTCGGCCTCACCAACTGCGCCGTCTGGATGCCCTCCGCGGCTGCCAGCGACGGCAAGGTCACGATGCACCTCACCCACGAGCTCCGGCGCCGGGGCGGCGATGAGGGGCTCGTCGTTGTCGGGGTGGACGACGTGGATGTTGTGGAGGTCAGGAGAAGCGACGGCGTCAAGCTGCTCGGCCCGGGCTCGGCGCTTGCGGCGGCCAGCGGCGGGGGCAAGGAGGATACAGGAACTGTGGCCGCCATAAGGATGCCGATGCTCAAGGTGTCGGACTTCAAGGGCGGCACGCCGGAGGTGATCCAGACGAGCTACgctgtgctggtgctggtgccgcCCGCGGACAAGACTTGGGGCGCCCACGAGATGGAGATCGTTGAGGTGGTCGCCGACCAGGTGGCCGTGGCGCTCTCGCACGCGTCGCTGCTGGAGGAGTCGCAGGCCATGCATGACCGGCTGGCCGAGCAGAACCGCGAGCTGCTGCAGGCGCGGCGGGACACGCTCATGGCGAATGAGGCCCGGGACGCGTTCCAGCGCGTCATGAGCCAGGGGATGCGGCAGCCTATCCACTCCATCCTCGGCCTCGTGTCCGTGGTGCAGGAGGACGATCTGACGCCGGAGCAAAAGCTGGTTGTCGACACCATGGGCCGGACGGCCACCGTCGTCTCCACGCTCATCAATGACGTCATGGAGATGTCAGCGACCAACCGGGAGCGCTTCCCGCTGGAGACGCGTCCGTTCCAGCTGCACTCCATGATCAGGGACGCCGCCTGCGTCTCGCGGTGCCTCTGCGACTTCAGGGGGTTCGGCTTCGCCGTGCATGTCGAGAACACGCTGCCGAACCTCGTCATCGGCGACGAGAGGAGGATCTTCCATGTCATCCTGCACATGGTTGGCAACCTCATCAGCCGGATCGACTCGGGCCACGTCACGTTCCGGGTGCGCGCCGACGACGAGGTGGCGGAGGACACACTTGGACAAAGGTGGGATCCATGGAGGCCGAGCTACTCCAGTGGGTACTCATCGGTGAAGTTTGTCATCGGGGTGAAGAGCCAGCAGAGCTCTGGCTCGATGATCCCGCCCCGGGGGCAGTTCAAACGGAAGCCGAGCGGCGAGGGCTTCGATCTCAGGCTGAGTTTCAGCATGTGCAGGAAGCTTGTGCAG ATGATGAGAGGCAACATATGGGCGGTGCTCGACGGGCAAGGGCTGCCGGAGAGCATGACCCTGGTGCTGAGGTTCCAGCTGCAGCCACCAGCGCCGCTCATGTCGTCCAGCACCAGTGGAGGGTCATTCGAGCGGCAATACGCGTCGCCGTCATTCCAGTTGACCGGCCTGAAGATCCTGctcatcgacgacgacgacatcaacatGGTGGTCGCGCGGAAGCTCCTGGAGAAGCTCGGCTGCGTGGTCTCCTCGCTGCCCTCGGGGTCGGGGTTCCTGAACTCCGTCGGGCCCTCGTCGGGCGCGTACCAGGTGGTCCTGGTGAATCTTGAGATGACGCGGGTGAGCGCCCTGGAGGTCGCTGCGAGGGTCCAGCAGTACCGGAGCGGCCGCTGGCCCTTCGTGATGGCCATGACGTCGGAGCAGAACGCGTGGGAGAAGTGCGCGCAGTCCGGGATCAACGGCATCCTCCGGAAGCCGGTGGTCATGctggaggcgaaggaggagctcACCCGGATCCTTCAGAGCGCATGA